Proteins encoded together in one Bacteroidales bacterium window:
- a CDS encoding HAMP domain-containing sensor histidine kinase: protein MNIYLQNRQWKAMLVIVAFLIVATSLWYTNQFAKNLAQEERQKVKLWAEAIQKKASLVKYTEELFNKIKDDERVKVKLWAEAMHRLLKEENTKDLTFYIDIISSNKNIPIILTDKNNIVSSSINLSFKLKQNRKLSDSIKKEFSKYPPIRVSYKSQTLSLLYYKDSKLFADLQNVMNDLIKTFISEVVINSASVPVIFTDSTQTKVIASGNIDSEKIKSNDYILKKLSSMSFQNKPIEVHLSGKTKNYIFWEDSFLLKQLRYYPYILFFIIGLFLFVSYLIFSNVRKAEQNKVWVGMAKETAHQLGTPLSSLIAWLEYLKLKNVEQSIITELAKDVKQLEIVTERFSKIGSEPKLEDTNISKTIYECIDYMKLRISERIKFSVVTYNKDICVPLNIYLFNWVIENLFKNAVDAIGDNAGIIDIIITAENKFIYIDISDSGKGVQKSKFKTIFKPGYTSKQRGWGLGLSLSKRIIEQYHSGKIFVKNSTINKGTTFRIVLKKKT from the coding sequence ATGAATATTTATCTTCAGAACAGGCAATGGAAAGCGATGCTGGTTATTGTGGCATTTCTGATTGTTGCGACTTCATTATGGTACACGAATCAGTTTGCAAAAAATCTTGCTCAGGAAGAAAGACAGAAAGTGAAACTTTGGGCTGAAGCAATTCAAAAAAAAGCAAGCTTGGTAAAATACACCGAAGAATTATTTAATAAAATAAAAGATGATGAACGTGTGAAAGTTAAATTGTGGGCAGAAGCAATGCACCGCTTGCTAAAAGAAGAAAACACAAAAGATTTGACTTTTTATATTGATATAATTTCAAGCAATAAAAATATTCCGATAATTCTTACAGACAAAAATAACATTGTTTCTTCTTCAATAAACCTGAGCTTTAAATTAAAACAAAACAGAAAACTATCTGATTCAATTAAAAAAGAATTCAGCAAATATCCGCCGATTAGGGTAAGTTACAAAAGTCAAACGTTAAGTTTATTATATTATAAGGATTCGAAATTATTTGCCGACCTGCAAAATGTAATGAATGATTTGATAAAAACTTTTATTTCGGAAGTTGTGATAAATTCGGCATCGGTTCCTGTAATATTCACTGACAGCACACAAACAAAAGTAATTGCATCAGGAAATATTGATTCCGAAAAAATTAAAAGTAACGATTATATTTTGAAAAAACTTTCCTCTATGTCTTTTCAGAACAAGCCTATTGAAGTGCATTTGAGTGGTAAAACAAAAAATTATATTTTCTGGGAAGATTCTTTTTTACTGAAGCAATTAAGATATTATCCATACATTTTATTTTTCATTATCGGATTGTTTTTATTTGTTTCTTATTTAATATTCAGCAATGTTAGAAAAGCCGAACAAAATAAAGTATGGGTCGGTATGGCAAAAGAAACGGCTCACCAATTGGGAACTCCGTTATCGTCTTTAATTGCATGGCTCGAATATCTGAAATTAAAAAATGTTGAGCAGTCAATAATTACAGAATTGGCAAAAGATGTAAAACAACTCGAAATAGTTACCGAAAGATTTTCAAAAATTGGCTCTGAGCCAAAGCTTGAAGACACAAATATTTCAAAGACAATTTATGAGTGTATTGATTACATGAAACTGCGGATTTCTGAAAGAATAAAATTTTCAGTTGTAACTTATAATAAGGATATTTGTGTTCCGTTGAATATATATTTATTTAATTGGGTTATTGAAAATTTATTTAAAAATGCAGTTGATGCAATTGGCGATAATGCAGGAATCATAGACATAATCATAACTGCTGAAAACAAATTTATTTATATCGATATTAGCGATTCAGGCAAAGGAGTTCAGAAGTCAAAATTTAAAACTATTTTCAAACCAGGATATACCAGCAAACAAAGAGGTTGGGGACTTGGCCTGTCGTTATCAAAAAGAATCATAGAGCAATATCACAGCGGAAAGATATTTGTAAAAAATTCCACAATAAATAAAGGAACTACATTCAGAATTGTGTTGAAGAAAAAAACATAA
- a CDS encoding aspartate-semialdehyde dehydrogenase, with translation MKVAIVGATGLVGNVMLKVLEERNFPVSEFFAVASEKSIGKIVKFNGKEYKVISIEEAIAKKPDIAIFSAGGATSKQFAPKFAEAGTTVIDNSSAWRMFENISLVVPEVNADVLTKNDKIIANPNCSTIQLVVVLAPLHKKYKIKRLVISTYQSVTGTGIKAVKQLENERKGIKGEMAYPHQIDMNCFPHGGDFLENGSTTEEIKLLNETRKILRDNSLQITSTVVRIPVVGGHSEAVNIEFQNDFDLNDVKNILSKSLGIIVQDEPSKNIYPMPLSAHEKNEVFVGRIRRDESQPSSLNLWIVSDNLRKGAATNAIQIAEYLVKNKLV, from the coding sequence ATGAAAGTAGCAATTGTAGGTGCCACCGGATTAGTTGGCAATGTTATGCTAAAAGTATTAGAGGAAAGAAATTTTCCTGTTTCGGAATTTTTTGCTGTAGCTTCGGAAAAGTCGATTGGAAAAATTGTAAAATTTAATGGAAAAGAATATAAAGTTATTAGCATAGAAGAAGCTATTGCAAAGAAACCCGATATAGCAATATTTTCGGCAGGTGGTGCAACATCAAAACAATTTGCTCCTAAATTTGCTGAAGCAGGAACTACAGTTATAGATAATTCTTCGGCATGGAGAATGTTTGAAAATATTTCTCTTGTTGTTCCCGAAGTTAATGCTGATGTATTAACAAAAAATGATAAAATCATTGCAAATCCGAATTGTTCCACAATTCAGCTTGTTGTGGTGTTAGCACCGTTGCATAAAAAATATAAAATTAAAAGATTGGTTATTTCAACTTATCAGTCGGTTACCGGAACAGGTATTAAAGCCGTAAAACAATTGGAAAATGAAAGAAAAGGAATTAAAGGTGAAATGGCTTATCCGCATCAGATTGATATGAATTGTTTTCCGCACGGCGGCGATTTTCTTGAAAACGGCTCTACAACTGAAGAAATAAAATTACTTAATGAAACCAGAAAAATATTACGCGATAATTCATTGCAAATAACTTCTACTGTTGTTAGAATCCCTGTAGTTGGTGGACATTCCGAGGCAGTGAATATTGAATTTCAAAATGATTTTGATTTGAATGACGTTAAAAATATTTTATCAAAATCACTTGGAATAATTGTTCAGGATGAACCATCAAAAAATATTTATCCAATGCCATTATCTGCTCACGAAAAAAATGAAGTATTTGTAGGAAGAATCAGAAGAGATGAGTCACAGCCCAGTTCACTTAATTTATGGATTGTTTCTGATAATTTACGTAAAGGTGCTGCCACAAATGCAATTCAGATTGCCGAATATCTGGTGAAAAATAAGTTAGTTTGA
- the rseP gene encoding RIP metalloprotease RseP, whose protein sequence is MEILIKVTQLILSLSILIILHELGHFIPAKLFKTRVEKFYLFFDPWFSLFKIKRKDTEYGIGWIPLGGYCKISGMIDESMDKEQLKKPPQPWEFRSKSVWKRLIILVGGVTMNLILAIIIYIFLLFLYGEQYLPTKNVKYGIACDSLALELGLKNGDKILSLDNKYVDNFNKIPIELLYAKTIQLERDGNKLEIPVKKEVTDKLLKLRKSIGFISYRYPFYINGFLKNSEAKKYGLKIGDKLVGINGVKAEYVNEFRTEIIKLKNKETEIIALRNKDTLRYKVKISKDGTIGVEIKSADTFFTLNTQTYSFIESIPAGIKKTFETTYDYVKSFKIIFTRKTALESVGGFIAIGNIFSSQWDWVHFWSLTAFLSVMLAFLNILPVPGLDGGHVLFVLYEIITGKKPSDKFLEYATTAGMIFLLALVLLANGNDVMRLFK, encoded by the coding sequence ATGGAAATCTTAATAAAAGTAACGCAACTTATTCTTAGTTTATCAATACTCATTATTCTTCATGAATTAGGGCATTTTATTCCTGCAAAACTTTTTAAAACCCGTGTAGAAAAATTTTATTTATTCTTCGACCCGTGGTTTTCTTTGTTTAAAATTAAAAGAAAAGATACAGAATACGGAATCGGCTGGATTCCACTTGGCGGATACTGCAAAATATCAGGAATGATTGATGAATCAATGGACAAAGAGCAATTAAAAAAACCTCCGCAGCCATGGGAATTTCGTTCAAAATCAGTTTGGAAAAGGTTGATAATACTAGTTGGAGGTGTAACCATGAATTTAATACTTGCAATTATTATTTACATCTTTTTATTATTTTTATATGGTGAGCAATATCTACCAACAAAAAATGTAAAATATGGAATTGCTTGCGATTCGCTGGCTTTAGAACTCGGATTAAAAAATGGCGATAAAATTTTAAGTTTAGATAATAAATATGTGGATAATTTTAATAAAATACCTATTGAATTACTTTATGCAAAAACAATACAATTAGAACGTGATGGAAATAAATTGGAAATACCTGTAAAAAAAGAAGTAACTGATAAATTATTAAAATTAAGAAAAAGTATCGGCTTTATTTCCTATCGTTACCCTTTTTACATAAATGGATTTTTAAAAAATTCCGAAGCTAAAAAATACGGACTAAAAATTGGAGATAAGTTAGTTGGAATAAATGGTGTAAAAGCTGAATATGTAAATGAATTCAGAACAGAAATAATAAAATTAAAAAACAAAGAAACAGAAATAATTGCTTTACGAAATAAAGATACATTAAGGTATAAAGTTAAAATTTCAAAAGATGGAACTATAGGAGTTGAAATAAAAAGCGCTGATACATTTTTTACTTTAAACACTCAAACATATTCTTTCATTGAATCTATTCCTGCCGGAATCAAAAAAACTTTTGAAACAACTTATGATTATGTAAAATCTTTTAAAATAATATTTACCCGAAAAACCGCTTTAGAATCTGTTGGAGGATTTATTGCAATAGGTAATATTTTTAGCTCGCAATGGGACTGGGTGCATTTTTGGTCATTGACTGCATTTTTATCTGTAATGTTGGCTTTTCTTAATATACTTCCAGTTCCTGGTTTAGACGGAGGACATGTTTTGTTTGTGCTTTATGAAATTATTACAGGTAAAAAACCAAGTGATAAATTTCTTGAATATGCCACAACCGCAGGAATGATATTTTTATTAGCTTTGGTGTTGCTTGCGAATGGCAATGATGTTATGAGATTATTCAAATAA
- a CDS encoding T9SS type A sorting domain-containing protein — translation MKKLYFLLVLMSPTLMLFSQTWLKNLPQKKFKGELTFFDYKNAFNKYWTPFNVEKGYYYENGVKKKAEGWKQFKRWEYYMENQINPTTGEFPKKTAQEIYEKYLKANPNSKSRNLADWTCLGTNSSDGGYAGVGRINCISFHPSDNNTYWAGAASGGLWVTMNNGSSWNCLTDNNGILAVSDIVIPTDYATSNTIYVATGDKDHWDNRSIGVLKSTNGGSTWNTTGLSYVLSGGSMVNKLLLDPNNNQTIIAATSNGVYKTTNGGTNWSTQLTSIIFIDMEYNPGDFNTLYGSTQYDGTIYLSTNGGASWAQSFNDANAYRIELTVSANQPTWVYAVTVNSDNGLYGIYKSTNSGLSFSKVFDGATSNLLGGNADGSSTSGQGWYDLSIAVSPSNANTLLVGGINTWRSTNGGTAWSIVNHWWGDGVQAVHADKHMLKYRSSGNLFECNDGGIYISTNNGTSWTDKTDGMVISQMYKLGNSTLDSNEIITGLQDNGTKLLYDGTWYDVYGGDGMECLIDYTDDNIQYETYVYGEINRTTDLWNSTTEISANIPGGADGAWVTPYIIDPNNPQILYVGYSDIWKTMDRGDNWSQISTMNTSDKIRSMAIAPSNTQYLYVADRTHLWKTTNGGTSWADVTGTLPVGSGSITNMAVKDDDANTLWVTMSGYNANRVYQSTNGGTSWTNISTGLPQIPAYTIVQYKKSTSEVQLYVGTELGVYFKKDSDNWIAYNTGLPNVKIGEMEIYYATLPQNDKLRAATYGRGLWESPVYCPLKPNVIATGGVICNGASININASGANTYTWNNGSSTNPLNVSPTITTSYTVTGTDMNGCANTAQTLVTINSNPTVIATGNTICNGASASIAASGANTYTWVNPLGAGNPKTVSPTTNTTYFVTGTDANGCTGTAQATVAIYPSPTITVNSESILQGQSATLCVSGGSTYSWSTTETSSCISVTPNVTSTYTVTGTDANGCTGTTQSIVTVNSTFVNNISGNNNELQIYPNPNNGLFILQKNNNTSQKFQLTIKTIQGQEVLKGNINFTNTYPIDLQHLAGGVYIITLQNDKENYVSRVVVQR, via the coding sequence ATGAAGAAACTTTATTTTTTATTAGTATTAATGTCTCCGACATTAATGTTGTTTTCACAAACATGGTTAAAAAATTTACCACAGAAAAAATTTAAAGGGGAATTAACTTTCTTTGATTATAAAAATGCCTTTAATAAATATTGGACGCCATTTAATGTTGAAAAAGGTTATTATTATGAAAATGGAGTAAAGAAAAAAGCAGAAGGGTGGAAGCAATTTAAAAGGTGGGAGTATTATATGGAAAACCAAATAAATCCTACCACAGGCGAATTTCCAAAAAAAACCGCACAAGAAATTTATGAAAAATATTTAAAAGCAAATCCTAATTCAAAATCAAGAAATTTAGCTGATTGGACATGCTTAGGAACAAATAGCTCAGACGGCGGATATGCGGGAGTTGGACGTATTAATTGTATTTCATTCCATCCCTCAGATAATAACACTTACTGGGCTGGCGCAGCTTCTGGTGGTTTATGGGTTACGATGAATAATGGTTCAAGCTGGAATTGTTTAACCGATAATAATGGCATTCTTGCTGTAAGTGATATTGTTATTCCAACAGATTATGCAACTTCAAATACAATTTATGTTGCCACAGGCGATAAAGACCATTGGGATAATCGTAGTATTGGTGTTTTAAAATCAACAAATGGTGGCTCTACATGGAACACAACAGGATTGAGTTATGTATTATCTGGTGGTTCAATGGTTAATAAACTGTTACTAGACCCAAATAATAACCAAACCATAATTGCTGCAACATCGAACGGTGTTTATAAAACTACAAATGGTGGTACTAACTGGAGTACTCAATTAACAAGCATCATCTTTATTGACATGGAATATAATCCGGGCGATTTTAATACACTCTACGGTTCAACACAATATGATGGTACCATTTATCTTTCCACAAATGGCGGAGCATCTTGGGCACAATCCTTTAACGATGCAAATGCTTATAGGATTGAATTGACAGTTTCTGCAAATCAACCTACATGGGTTTATGCTGTAACTGTAAATTCAGACAATGGCCTTTATGGAATTTATAAATCAACAAATAGCGGGTTAAGCTTCTCAAAGGTTTTTGATGGAGCTACATCGAATTTGTTAGGAGGAAATGCCGATGGTAGTTCAACAAGTGGGCAGGGCTGGTACGATTTGAGCATTGCTGTTTCGCCCTCTAACGCAAATACTCTTTTAGTCGGAGGTATTAATACCTGGCGCTCTACAAATGGTGGAACTGCTTGGTCAATTGTAAATCATTGGTGGGGAGACGGAGTACAAGCAGTGCATGCCGATAAACATATGCTTAAATACCGAAGCAGCGGAAATTTATTCGAGTGCAACGATGGAGGCATATACATTTCAACAAATAATGGTACTTCCTGGACAGATAAAACAGATGGAATGGTAATTAGCCAAATGTATAAATTAGGTAATTCAACATTGGATTCTAATGAAATTATTACCGGTTTACAAGATAACGGAACAAAATTACTCTATGACGGAACATGGTACGATGTGTATGGTGGAGACGGTATGGAATGTTTAATTGATTATACGGATGATAATATTCAGTACGAAACTTATGTATATGGCGAAATTAACAGGACTACAGACCTTTGGAATTCTACAACTGAAATTTCAGCAAATATTCCTGGCGGAGCTGACGGGGCATGGGTTACACCATATATAATTGACCCGAACAATCCTCAAATTTTATATGTAGGATATTCTGATATTTGGAAAACTATGGATAGAGGGGATAATTGGTCGCAAATATCCACAATGAACACATCAGATAAAATACGTTCCATGGCAATTGCACCTTCAAACACACAATATTTGTACGTTGCAGACAGAACTCATCTTTGGAAAACCACAAACGGCGGAACTTCATGGGCTGATGTAACCGGAACTTTGCCTGTAGGTTCAGGGAGCATCACTAATATGGCGGTTAAAGACGATGATGCAAATACACTTTGGGTTACAATGAGCGGTTATAACGCAAACAGAGTTTACCAATCAACAAACGGCGGGACTTCATGGACTAATATTTCAACCGGATTACCCCAGATTCCTGCATATACAATAGTTCAATATAAAAAATCAACAAGCGAAGTTCAATTATATGTCGGCACCGAACTTGGTGTATATTTCAAAAAAGATTCTGATAATTGGATTGCATATAACACAGGGTTGCCAAATGTTAAAATTGGCGAAATGGAAATTTATTATGCCACATTACCTCAAAATGATAAACTGAGAGCTGCTACTTATGGCAGAGGACTTTGGGAATCGCCTGTTTATTGTCCTTTAAAGCCAAATGTTATTGCGACAGGAGGTGTTATATGTAACGGAGCAAGTATAAATATAAATGCCAGCGGAGCGAATACATACACATGGAATAACGGTTCAAGTACAAATCCATTAAATGTTTCCCCAACCATTACTACAAGCTATACTGTAACAGGGACAGACATGAATGGCTGTGCGAATACTGCTCAGACCTTGGTAACAATAAATTCAAACCCTACTGTTATTGCAACAGGAAATACAATTTGCAATGGTGCATCTGCAAGTATAGCTGCCAGCGGAGCAAATACATACACATGGGTAAATCCGTTAGGTGCAGGAAATCCAAAAACAGTTAGTCCCACAACCAATACAACATATTTTGTAACAGGAACAGATGCAAATGGCTGTACAGGCACAGCACAGGCAACAGTAGCTATATATCCTTCTCCAACAATAACAGTTAACAGCGAATCAATTCTTCAAGGTCAGAGTGCTACTTTATGCGTAAGTGGTGGCTCGACATATAGTTGGAGTACAACTGAAACAAGCTCTTGTATTAGCGTAACTCCGAATGTTACATCAACATACACGGTTACCGGCACAGATGCTAATGGTTGCACGGGAACAACACAATCAATTGTTACAGTTAATTCTACATTTGTAAATAATATTTCAGGGAATAATAATGAATTACAAATTTATCCTAACCCGAATAATGGTTTATTTATATTGCAAAAGAATAACAATACTTCACAAAAATTTCAATTAACAATTAAAACGATACAAGGACAAGAAGTATTAAAGGGAAATATAAATTTCACAAATACTTATCCAATAGACTTGCAGCATTTGGCAGGAGGCGTTTATATTATTACGCTACAAAATGATAAAGAAAATTATGTGAGCAGAGTGGTTGTGCAAAGATAA
- a CDS encoding lamin tail domain-containing protein — protein sequence MINKIIISFLFLLPLFLSAQVTDNFSDGNFSDNPKWSGDDSLFKCNLADTNYILQLDATIPKTAYLYTSNTMFDSTEWRFYMKMNFSPSSTSYARVYLVSDNSNLNGSLNGYYLQFGETNSTDVIRLFKQTGTSSALICSGTTSIASAFEINVKVTRSKNGTWKIFSAPAFTQKYNFEGTGSDMSFKSTSYLGILCKFSTSSYNKNFYFDDFFVGNISVDTVLPKISDIKVVSGNKIDVVFSEFVEKNSSENILNYNVNNGVGNPATTIRDISDSTIVHLTFSSEFLNGAENILTVNGVKDITGNTMTATYKIFYFYHPEALDIVINEILFNPKNDGVDFVELYNRSAKIVDLKEINLCSFDTIKNILISIDAITQQTYFLNPGEYVVLTIAPDKVKSQYFTSNPNVFIKMNSLPSFNNDKGFVVISDKSSNIIDMFKYSEKMHFALLNNVEGVSLERVDFNRPTQDATNWHSASETVGYATPGYKNSQYNSADSSDNAITISPEIFSPDNDGHNDLLNISYNFFQPDYIANIAIYDSNGRLIKNLAKNKRLDAKGIISWDGINETNEKCRMGIYVIYFETFDLQGKVKHYKKTCVLGGKLK from the coding sequence TTGATAAATAAAATAATAATATCATTTCTTTTTCTTTTGCCATTGTTTCTTTCCGCACAGGTTACCGATAATTTTTCAGATGGAAATTTTTCCGATAATCCCAAATGGAGCGGCGATGATTCTTTGTTCAAATGTAATTTGGCAGACACAAATTATATTTTGCAGTTAGATGCAACTATTCCAAAAACAGCTTATTTGTACACTTCAAATACAATGTTCGACAGCACCGAATGGCGTTTTTACATGAAAATGAATTTTTCTCCTTCGAGTACAAGTTATGCGAGAGTTTATCTGGTCTCAGATAATTCAAATTTGAACGGTTCACTCAACGGATATTATCTTCAATTCGGTGAAACAAATAGTACTGATGTAATTCGGCTTTTTAAACAAACCGGCACTTCTTCAGCATTAATTTGCAGTGGAACAACAAGCATTGCATCTGCTTTTGAAATTAACGTAAAAGTTACGAGAAGCAAAAACGGAACATGGAAAATATTTTCTGCTCCGGCTTTTACACAGAAATATAATTTTGAAGGAACAGGAAGCGACATGTCTTTTAAATCAACTTCATATTTAGGAATCCTTTGTAAATTCTCAACAAGCTCATATAATAAAAATTTTTATTTCGATGATTTTTTTGTCGGAAATATTTCTGTTGACACTGTTCTTCCAAAAATTTCTGACATAAAAGTAGTATCCGGTAATAAGATTGATGTTGTATTTTCAGAATTTGTTGAAAAAAACTCATCAGAAAATATTTTGAATTACAACGTTAATAATGGAGTTGGAAATCCTGCCACTACTATAAGAGATATATCCGATTCAACAATTGTTCATTTAACTTTTTCATCGGAATTTTTAAACGGAGCAGAAAATATTCTAACTGTTAATGGAGTAAAAGATATTACCGGCAATACTATGACAGCAACATATAAAATTTTTTATTTTTATCATCCCGAAGCTTTGGATATTGTGATTAACGAAATTCTTTTCAATCCGAAAAATGATGGAGTTGATTTTGTTGAACTTTATAACCGTTCCGCAAAAATTGTGGATTTGAAAGAAATTAATTTATGTTCTTTTGATACAATAAAAAACATTTTAATTTCAATTGATGCAATTACTCAGCAAACATATTTTTTAAACCCCGGTGAATATGTTGTTCTCACTATTGCTCCTGATAAAGTAAAATCACAATATTTTACTTCCAATCCGAATGTATTTATTAAAATGAACTCCTTGCCTTCATTCAATAATGATAAGGGTTTTGTTGTAATTTCAGATAAGTCATCAAACATAATTGATATGTTTAAATATTCCGAAAAAATGCACTTTGCACTTTTGAATAATGTTGAAGGTGTTTCACTCGAAAGAGTTGATTTTAATCGTCCCACACAGGACGCAACAAACTGGCATTCGGCTTCGGAAACTGTTGGTTATGCAACTCCGGGATATAAAAATTCACAATATAATTCAGCCGATAGTTCGGATAATGCAATTACAATTTCACCCGAAATATTTTCACCCGACAATGACGGACATAACGATTTGCTTAACATTTCTTATAATTTTTTCCAACCGGATTATATTGCGAATATTGCTATTTACGATTCAAATGGAAGATTAATAAAAAATCTCGCAAAAAATAAAAGATTGGATGCAAAAGGTATTATTTCATGGGACGGTATTAATGAAACTAACGAAAAATGCCGCATGGGAATTTATGTAATTTATTTCGAAACATTCGACTTGCAAGGAAAAGTAAAGCACTATAAAAAAACATGCGTGCTTGGCGGAAAATTGAAATAA
- a CDS encoding DUF2027 domain-containing protein yields the protein MKFKINDKVSFLSEKREGVVKKIINDKMVSIEIEDGFEIPVMTDELIKTGKIEFEEEELISEEKESINETYENKEESETNDDEDYKSDLFLTLTPQIDEGIYIAYTSENQDALLSGDIQVYILNHTSYDILFTYSLKQDNDFFGIDFDRAKPETKVLLGIIERTKLEEWSDIFLQILFFKEGKYEAKMPIANSFKVNPIKFFKEESYLYCSLINEKCITTSIYSENKTVPLLQNEQIWRKEKIEKPKIKVVGHISDYKKVQSMPSKHIIDKGVAEVDLHIEELIDKISGLSNGEMLTIQINYFRKTLETALANNFSKIIFIHGVGDGVLKSEIRKILDESYPKCNFYDAPMAKYGMGATEVELRNN from the coding sequence ATGAAATTTAAAATAAATGATAAAGTCAGTTTTCTCAGCGAAAAGCGCGAGGGAGTTGTAAAAAAAATCATAAACGATAAAATGGTCAGTATTGAAATTGAAGATGGTTTTGAAATTCCTGTTATGACTGATGAATTAATAAAAACAGGAAAAATTGAATTTGAAGAAGAAGAACTAATTTCTGAAGAAAAAGAATCAATAAACGAAACTTATGAAAATAAAGAAGAGTCGGAAACAAATGATGATGAAGATTATAAAAGTGATTTGTTTTTAACACTTACTCCGCAAATTGATGAAGGAATTTATATTGCATACACTTCGGAAAATCAGGATGCTCTGCTTTCCGGTGACATTCAAGTTTATATTTTAAATCATACTTCTTACGATATTTTATTTACATATTCTCTTAAACAAGATAACGACTTTTTCGGAATTGATTTTGACAGGGCAAAACCCGAAACTAAAGTTCTTCTTGGAATAATTGAAAGAACGAAATTGGAAGAATGGTCGGATATTTTTTTACAAATATTATTTTTCAAGGAAGGGAAATATGAAGCCAAAATGCCGATAGCAAATAGTTTTAAAGTTAACCCCATAAAATTTTTTAAAGAAGAAAGTTATCTGTATTGTTCATTAATAAATGAAAAATGTATTACTACAAGTATTTATTCCGAAAATAAAACCGTACCACTATTGCAGAACGAGCAAATTTGGAGAAAAGAAAAAATCGAAAAACCGAAAATAAAAGTTGTGGGACACATAAGTGATTATAAAAAAGTACAGTCAATGCCCTCAAAACATATTATTGACAAAGGAGTAGCAGAAGTTGATTTGCATATTGAAGAATTGATTGACAAAATTTCCGGCTTGTCTAACGGCGAAATGCTGACAATACAAATTAATTATTTCAGAAAAACATTAGAAACCGCTCTTGCAAATAATTTTTCAAAAATAATTTTTATTCATGGTGTTGGTGATGGAGTTTTAAAATCGGAAATAAGAAAAATTCTTGATGAATCATATCCAAAATGTAATTTCTACGATGCGCCAATGGCTAAGTATGGAATGGGTGCAACAGAAGTGGAATTAAGAAATAATTAG